One stretch of SAR202 cluster bacterium DNA includes these proteins:
- a CDS encoding magnesium transporter, producing the protein MDQNGAQSLLEQRRYDALRHELSTMHAAEVVGLIEDMPEEHVLAAFRLLPKDQAVEVFEQLDPEQQRRILEAFTTDKAQELLQAMSPDDRAALLDEVPAMVRQAPPPAPLPAAARLHSRPPGLRGGERRPHHDAGLHRPAPGHDRCAVPGAHPQAGAPPRDHIRRLRHRRPAPPPGHRLAQGPGDRAS; encoded by the coding sequence ATGGACCAGAACGGAGCGCAGAGCCTCCTGGAGCAGCGCCGTTACGACGCGCTGCGACACGAGCTTTCAACCATGCACGCCGCGGAAGTGGTGGGCCTTATCGAGGACATGCCGGAAGAGCACGTCCTTGCCGCGTTTCGCCTTCTTCCCAAGGACCAGGCCGTTGAGGTCTTCGAGCAGCTAGACCCCGAGCAGCAGCGCCGCATCCTGGAGGCCTTCACCACGGACAAGGCGCAGGAGCTCCTGCAGGCGATGTCCCCGGACGACCGCGCCGCCCTCCTCGACGAGGTGCCCGCGATGGTCCGCCAAGCGCCTCCTCCAGCACCTCTCCCCGCAGCAGCGCGCCTCCACTCTCGCCCTCCTGGGCTACGAGGAGGAGAGCGCCGGCCGCATCATGACGCCGGACTACATAGACCTGCGCCGGGACATGACCGTTGCGCAGTCCCTGGAGCGCATCCGCAAGCTGGCGCTCCGCCGCGAGACCATATACGTCGCTTACGTCATAGACGACCAGCGCCACCTCCTGGGCACCGTCTCGCTCAAGGACCTGGTGATCGCGCCTCCTGA